From the Anopheles cruzii unplaced genomic scaffold, idAnoCruzAS_RS32_06 scaffold02424_ctg1, whole genome shotgun sequence genome, the window AGCGCTTCAAAACCACTCAAAGGATCCACTACTTGGCTAGTCCACGGTGGGTTCGCGCTAAGTTTTCTCGGCACGCTGTGGTTGCTCGCAGACAAGAGACCGAAATTGTGCGCTCGTATAAAGAACCGTATGCATCGCGACGCATCCAGCAGTTAGCCTTACCACGAGTCCGGAATCTGATCGCCTTAGACCAGGAATACCGACAACTGTTAGCGCCAAAGCGCCAGGaacagttgaagaaaaagataaagcaAAGTTCCACCACCATTTACTCTCAGCTGGCGGGCGTGGAGCTTCCGAAAATTAATGGTCCAAAAGGCATGTCGCCGGATGAATGGCAAAGACATAAGGATTGGTTGGAATTGCGTGATTACcaagttctttcttcgttATCTTTTTCAGATTTGAAAAAGATTCCTTTCGTCAAACCAGCCGCCCTGAAGGCAACCGCATCGGAGCGTACAATCAAGCTTGCCGAACCcatcgaacgacgacggcgagcgaaaggaaaacaagtggAGGAAACACGCATTCCGGAGAGTGCCTTGAAAATTCAAGCATCGGATCGACTATTAGAGTTGGCCACGCCGAAACGCTACATAAATATAAACGAAAACCTAGGCAATCCGTTCAGAGTGCAACCAAATGCGCTCAAAGCGAAGGCTAGCGATCGTCTAAAGGAGCTCGCTAAACCAAAGGCGAAAAAATAACGCGTTGAGGATTGGACCATGAGAATCGTGTATGGCCGAGGGCAAACTAAATTGTTTATTGTCGTCCAGCAAGGATACAGGAGCT encodes:
- the LOC128276771 gene encoding uncharacterized protein LOC128276771, translated to MAVSCFSECISCPSSYSKLLPNYFLYTPCHCPMRDHLRQRSDGLFSKPKRFKTTQRIHYLASPRWVRAKFSRHAVVARRQETEIVRSYKEPYASRRIQQLALPRVRNLIALDQEYRQLLAPKRQEQLKKKIKQSSTTIYSQLAGVELPKINGPKGMSPDEWQRHKDWLELRDYQVLSSLSFSDLKKIPFVKPAALKATASERTIKLAEPIERRRRAKGKQVEETRIPESALKIQASDRLLELATPKRYININENLGNPFRVQPNALKAKASDRLKELAKPKAKK